A DNA window from Candidatus Protochlamydia naegleriophila contains the following coding sequences:
- a CDS encoding cation diffusion facilitator family transporter, producing MAKFPKPVFLPADVYLQRAQRYQQVSQSAKLGIKIRLAIILFELVGVVLIQSSALFLDAVSSLMDVVSTLFLIFCIKLAKRPPDEDHPFGHGRYEPLGGLLSGLILMVIGCVMLFQEVVGVFQVSPPRIMHPLAWIFPVTAMVLLEICYRMIVKTAKKENSTALAADAVHYRIDGLTSLFAAIALVAAAYIPAWSSTIDHGGAILIALFMVGLGLFASRENFHQLVDKVPDQEFFDRVKEASLRVEGVKATEKIRIQLYGPDAHIDIDVEVDPKLSVDVAHKISQQVRASIQKAWPAVRDVTVHIEPFYAGDH from the coding sequence ATGGCTAAATTCCCAAAACCAGTTTTTTTACCTGCAGATGTTTATCTACAGCGCGCTCAGCGCTATCAGCAGGTAAGTCAATCGGCTAAGCTTGGCATTAAAATCCGCTTGGCTATCATCTTATTTGAATTGGTGGGAGTCGTTCTCATCCAAAGCTCTGCACTGTTTCTTGATGCGGTTTCAAGTTTAATGGATGTGGTTTCAACCCTCTTTTTAATTTTTTGCATTAAGCTTGCGAAAAGGCCACCTGATGAAGACCATCCTTTTGGACACGGACGTTACGAACCTTTAGGAGGTCTTTTATCGGGACTCATCCTCATGGTGATCGGCTGCGTCATGCTTTTCCAGGAGGTTGTAGGAGTTTTTCAAGTGTCTCCACCAAGAATCATGCATCCACTTGCCTGGATTTTTCCTGTGACGGCTATGGTTTTATTGGAAATTTGTTATCGCATGATTGTTAAAACCGCCAAGAAAGAAAACAGCACAGCTTTAGCTGCTGATGCGGTTCATTATCGCATTGATGGTTTGACGAGTTTGTTTGCAGCCATTGCTTTGGTTGCCGCTGCTTATATTCCTGCTTGGAGTAGTACGATTGACCATGGTGGAGCTATCTTGATCGCTTTATTTATGGTTGGGCTCGGTCTTTTTGCTTCGCGCGAAAACTTTCATCAGTTGGTTGATAAGGTTCCCGATCAAGAGTTTTTTGATCGGGTGAAAGAGGCAAGTCTGAGGGTCGAAGGGGTCAAAGCAACGGAGAAAATCCGCATCCAGCTGTACGGTCCAGATGCTCACATTGACATTGATGTGGAAGTCGATCCTAAGCTTTCAGTCGACGTTGCCCATAAAATCAGCCAACAGGTGCGCGCATCTATTCAAAAAGCGTGGCCGGCTGTTCGCGATGTAACGGTTCACATCGAACCCTTCTATGCGGGCGACCACTAA